One window of the Thermomicrobiales bacterium genome contains the following:
- a CDS encoding tellurite resistance/C4-dicarboxylate transporter family protein, translating to MSACRYPAGLRRATATVVAELHPGYFALVMATGIVSIALHQHGFEALARVLLGCNIAAWAALWLLTLARLARYPVRVWADVLDPQRAPGFLTVVAGTSVLGRQLVLMTRSHTLPFALWAASGALWIILLYGFIASVMLREEQPDIAHSLHGGWLLAIVATQAVSLLGTRVVDQAGRGSELLLFGMLALFLLGCLLYFYIGGAVFFRLLFLRPVAAALTPLYWIAMGAAAITVVAGATLIESVAEWRILPPILPFLIGMTLLFWAIGTWWIPLLVILGVWRHVLRRHPVVYEPQYWGMVFPLGMYAVATHEVSVVLGLPALDSLSSAFAFVALLAWAGILAGMARRVADRLAAATRPGPEVSPVEKR from the coding sequence ATGAGCGCCTGCCGGTATCCGGCTGGACTCCGGCGGGCGACCGCGACGGTGGTGGCCGAGCTCCACCCCGGCTATTTCGCGTTGGTGATGGCGACAGGCATCGTCTCGATTGCGTTGCATCAGCACGGATTCGAGGCGCTCGCTCGTGTGCTGCTTGGATGTAACATCGCAGCCTGGGCTGCGCTCTGGCTGCTGACGCTGGCGCGCCTCGCGCGCTACCCTGTGCGCGTGTGGGCGGATGTGCTCGATCCCCAGCGGGCGCCGGGGTTCCTCACGGTCGTTGCCGGGACGAGCGTGCTGGGGCGTCAGCTGGTGTTGATGACGAGAAGCCATACGCTGCCCTTTGCGCTCTGGGCAGCGAGCGGGGCGCTCTGGATCATTCTGCTCTACGGGTTCATCGCCAGCGTCATGCTCCGCGAGGAGCAGCCAGATATCGCACATAGCCTGCATGGCGGATGGCTGCTGGCCATCGTGGCGACCCAGGCGGTCTCGCTATTGGGGACGCGGGTCGTCGACCAGGCCGGCCGTGGCAGCGAGCTGCTGCTCTTCGGCATGCTCGCACTGTTTCTGCTCGGTTGCCTGCTCTACTTCTATATCGGGGGGGCGGTCTTCTTCCGTCTGCTGTTTCTCCGGCCAGTCGCCGCCGCGCTGACGCCGCTCTACTGGATCGCGATGGGCGCAGCCGCGATTACCGTTGTGGCCGGCGCGACGCTGATCGAGAGCGTAGCCGAGTGGCGCATCCTCCCACCGATCCTGCCGTTTCTGATTGGCATGACCCTGTTATTCTGGGCTATTGGCACCTGGTGGATCCCGCTGCTCGTCATCCTCGGTGTCTGGCGGCATGTCCTCCGGCGGCATCCGGTGGTCTACGAGCCGCAGTATTGGGGCATGGTCTTCCCGCTCGGCATGTATGCCGTTGCAACGCACGAGGTGTCGGTGGTGCTGGGCCTGCCGGCGCTGGATTCGTTGTCATCTGCGTTCGCATTCGTTGCGCTACTGGCATGGGCAGGCATTCTCGCCGGCATGGCGCGTCGGGTTGCAGACCGGCTTGCAGCAGCAACCCGCCCAGGACCGGAAGTATCCCCCGTCGAGAAGCGCTAA
- a CDS encoding C39 family peptidase, whose amino-acid sequence MRSRYRHLAMSAFAVALALAMATPVLAAPRFTETALRNGSSPSASVATRGSGVRLLTAYYTQRDGSIYADSNCGIAAIAMSMAAFGHVEPLLPLRESVNALTGDWQPDSGLDWSSLIAALQLRGFVADGPYAGGSYRSWTVEEMLAETRAGRPVIALTHQRSLPGHADIDYDGDHYVVFLGATDDGRVVYHDSALPGGEGAYRTTDRATFEYAWSHTWIGQNNTAMAVYQP is encoded by the coding sequence ATGCGCTCACGCTATCGACATCTGGCTATGTCCGCGTTCGCCGTCGCGCTGGCGCTGGCTATGGCCACGCCGGTGCTGGCAGCGCCGCGCTTTACGGAAACGGCGCTGCGCAACGGCTCGTCTCCCTCGGCGTCCGTCGCGACGCGAGGCAGTGGCGTTCGGTTGCTGACTGCCTACTACACCCAGCGCGACGGTTCGATCTATGCCGATAGCAACTGCGGGATCGCCGCGATTGCGATGTCGATGGCGGCCTTCGGCCATGTCGAGCCGCTGCTGCCGCTGCGTGAATCGGTCAACGCGTTGACCGGCGACTGGCAGCCGGATAGCGGCCTCGACTGGTCTTCCCTGATCGCGGCGCTCCAGCTGCGCGGCTTCGTGGCCGACGGGCCGTACGCTGGCGGCAGCTACCGGAGCTGGACCGTCGAGGAGATGCTGGCCGAGACGCGGGCCGGCCGGCCGGTGATCGCTCTCACCCACCAGCGCTCGCTCCCTGGCCATGCCGATATCGACTACGACGGCGACCACTACGTCGTCTTCCTCGGCGCGACCGACGACGGACGTGTCGTCTATCACGACTCAGCCCTCCCCGGCGGCGAGGGCGCCTACCGCACCACCGACCGCGCGACGTTCGAGTACGCCTGGTCGCACACCTGGATCGGCCAGAACAATACGGCCATGGCGGTGTATCAGCCGTAG
- a CDS encoding amidohydrolase, whose protein sequence is MSERYPAKQYAMDWIEENRQRLSDLDIEIWNYAEPAWREYKSAKAYVELLRADGWDVEEGSGEMPTAFVARWGDGGPVLGAYAEYDAVPGNSQQPAPFRAPREGLHPYTSGHTDPHSMLGVAGLTGALAAKAAMEKYGIKGQLVFFGEPAEKLCGSKPIHAAKGYYDGFDAFICYHPWPQNTVEWQSHFGAYYACVFTFECVEPEAWGDPTAVPAGANRLAGRVPGAVDALMLMYTNTKFTRDAMFAAAGNWTLNEVILHAGDATADNLPPRFSQIQYAWRTTDLKMQERIWEVLADNARHAAAVTGCEVSVRWVSKTRVALPNQAMADLTWRNLAQVGPPEYDESARAFGREIQKNLGLAQMDNPFPPDVSQLLPPQDYEAQVRSQLPPWQQFIGADDYVEYMWHAPSVRLLTARPRLRPPSAGYQYPAWTYLAMGGRPEIMDPGMFVAGQTIAATLLDLATKEDELAKAKAEFVERTGDGVGGKHWVGPLLPKDIVPPHDLKWPEYITTERGDEWVVPTPITRGEKL, encoded by the coding sequence ATGAGCGAGCGCTACCCAGCAAAGCAGTACGCGATGGACTGGATCGAGGAGAACCGGCAGCGGCTGTCGGACCTCGATATCGAGATCTGGAACTACGCCGAGCCGGCCTGGCGTGAGTACAAGTCGGCGAAGGCCTACGTCGAGTTGCTGAGGGCCGACGGCTGGGACGTCGAGGAGGGCTCTGGCGAGATGCCGACGGCGTTCGTCGCCCGCTGGGGCGATGGTGGCCCGGTGCTGGGCGCCTACGCCGAGTACGACGCCGTGCCGGGCAACTCGCAGCAGCCGGCGCCGTTCCGCGCCCCGCGCGAGGGGCTGCACCCGTACACCTCCGGCCACACCGACCCGCACTCGATGCTGGGCGTCGCCGGCCTGACCGGCGCGCTGGCGGCCAAGGCGGCGATGGAGAAATACGGCATCAAGGGGCAGCTCGTCTTCTTCGGCGAGCCGGCCGAGAAGCTGTGCGGCTCGAAGCCGATCCACGCCGCCAAGGGGTACTACGACGGGTTCGACGCCTTCATCTGCTACCACCCCTGGCCGCAGAACACGGTCGAGTGGCAATCGCATTTCGGCGCGTACTACGCCTGCGTCTTCACCTTCGAGTGCGTCGAGCCGGAAGCGTGGGGCGATCCGACCGCCGTGCCCGCTGGCGCCAACCGGCTGGCCGGCCGCGTGCCGGGCGCGGTCGACGCGCTGATGCTGATGTACACCAACACCAAGTTCACCCGCGACGCGATGTTCGCCGCGGCCGGCAACTGGACGCTGAACGAAGTGATCCTCCACGCGGGCGACGCGACCGCCGACAATCTGCCGCCGCGCTTCTCGCAGATCCAGTACGCGTGGCGGACGACCGACCTGAAGATGCAGGAGCGCATCTGGGAGGTGCTGGCCGACAACGCCCGCCACGCCGCCGCCGTCACCGGCTGCGAGGTGTCGGTGCGCTGGGTGTCGAAGACGCGCGTCGCGCTGCCGAATCAGGCGATGGCCGACCTCACCTGGCGCAACCTCGCCCAGGTCGGACCGCCCGAGTACGACGAGAGCGCCCGGGCGTTCGGCCGCGAAATCCAGAAGAACCTCGGCCTCGCGCAGATGGACAACCCCTTCCCGCCCGACGTCAGCCAGCTCCTGCCGCCACAGGACTACGAGGCGCAGGTCCGCTCGCAACTTCCGCCGTGGCAACAGTTTATCGGCGCTGACGATTATGTCGAATACATGTGGCACGCGCCATCGGTGCGGCTGCTGACCGCCCGCCCGCGCCTGCGCCCGCCATCCGCTGGATATCAGTATCCGGCCTGGACGTATCTCGCGATGGGCGGTCGGCCGGAGATCATGGACCCCGGCATGTTCGTCGCCGGCCAGACGATCGCCGCGACGCTCCTCGACCTGGCGACGAAGGAGGACGAGCTGGCGAAGGCGAAGGCGGAGTTCGTCGAGCGCACCGGCGACGGGGTCGGCGGGAAGCACTGGGTCGGCCCGCTGCTGCCGAAGGATATCGTCCCGCCCCACGACCTCAAGTGGCCGGAATACATCACCACCGAGCGCGGCGACGAGTGGGTCGTCCCGACGCCGATCACCCGGGGCGAGAAGCTGTAG
- a CDS encoding phenylalanine--tRNA ligase beta subunit-related protein, whose amino-acid sequence MYFEHSSDIWRQFPELVVGVIQTAGISADADVDAPIAELTEIARGRLGNGSESLLPEVQAWRRVFSRMGLKPTQYRCASESLLRRFRKEGELPRIHPLIDLCNAASLAFATPVAAFDVAAVAGYIEVRHATGDERYLSFAGEIERPEPGEVIFADDAGQVHARRWTHRQSGLSAIRPTTSDVLIVAEAMHDSAATDVPALIDALAGRITTAWSVEPRTAILSADDPRFIF is encoded by the coding sequence ATGTACTTCGAACATTCCAGCGATATCTGGCGGCAATTCCCCGAGCTGGTTGTCGGGGTCATCCAGACGGCCGGAATCAGCGCCGACGCAGATGTCGACGCGCCCATCGCCGAACTGACCGAGATCGCGCGAGGGCGGCTGGGCAACGGGAGCGAGAGCCTGCTGCCGGAGGTTCAGGCCTGGCGGCGGGTGTTCTCCCGGATGGGACTGAAGCCGACGCAATACCGCTGCGCGTCCGAATCGCTGCTGCGGCGCTTTCGCAAGGAGGGCGAGCTGCCGAGGATCCACCCGCTGATCGACCTGTGCAACGCCGCCTCGCTGGCCTTCGCGACGCCAGTCGCTGCCTTCGATGTCGCGGCAGTCGCCGGCTACATCGAGGTGCGCCACGCGACTGGTGACGAGCGCTACCTGAGCTTCGCGGGCGAGATCGAGCGCCCCGAGCCCGGCGAGGTGATCTTCGCCGACGACGCCGGCCAGGTCCACGCTCGCCGCTGGACTCACCGCCAGAGTGGCCTATCGGCCATTCGCCCGACCACCTCCGACGTCCTCATCGTCGCCGAGGCGATGCACGACTCCGCGGCGACCGACGTGCCGGCGCTGATCGACGCGCTGGCCGGGAGAATCACGACGGCGTGGTCCGTCGAGCCGCGAACGGCGATCCTCAGTGCGGACGACCCACGCTTCATATTCTGA
- a CDS encoding chlorohydrolase family protein gives MADRIRINAQAIVAYQDGEHRILEAGCVIVEGNEIIHVGRDFDGHVDQTIDASDRVVTPGLINTHSHLAGSPLDKSFIEDRGRRQFSMTGLSEMLPARSQAIDMEGQEACVEYSMAELIRTGTTTIMEIGGIGDYVADAAEKAGLRAYIGDMYRSGRWLTRDGRKMEYDWNEEAGIKGFHKAVDLIERIDGRANGRIKGFLTPAQVDTCTEDLLRMSREASDRMQVPLALHVSQSVFEFDAMVQRHGMTPIEWLESIDFLSEWNILGHAILIAGSSWVQFGGDDLSILARHGASVAHCVWVFARRGIVMESFPAYIDAGVNMTLGTDTSPQSMIEGLRWTAVIGKIMSRDTEKSTAADVFNAATLNAAKMLHRDDIGRIAPGAKADLLFWDAGSTFMAPLRDPIKNIVYNAGAEDLRDVMIDGAWVQRDGRVLNVDERAASKRLQHAGERMWSEMGPGDWAGRGADELSPQTFGRYEG, from the coding sequence GTGGCGGACAGGATCCGGATCAACGCGCAGGCGATCGTGGCCTACCAGGATGGTGAGCATCGTATTCTCGAGGCCGGCTGCGTCATCGTCGAAGGGAATGAGATTATCCACGTCGGCAGGGACTTCGATGGCCATGTCGACCAGACGATCGACGCCAGCGACCGGGTAGTGACGCCCGGGCTCATCAATACGCATAGCCACCTGGCCGGCTCGCCACTGGATAAGTCCTTCATCGAGGATCGCGGCCGGCGGCAATTCTCGATGACCGGCCTGTCGGAGATGCTGCCGGCCCGCAGCCAGGCGATCGACATGGAGGGGCAGGAAGCCTGCGTCGAGTACTCGATGGCCGAACTGATCCGCACCGGCACGACGACGATCATGGAGATCGGCGGCATCGGCGACTACGTGGCCGACGCGGCCGAGAAGGCCGGCCTGCGCGCCTACATCGGCGACATGTACCGGTCGGGACGCTGGCTGACTCGCGACGGCCGGAAGATGGAGTACGACTGGAACGAGGAGGCCGGCATCAAGGGCTTCCACAAGGCCGTCGACCTGATCGAGCGGATCGACGGGCGGGCCAACGGACGGATCAAGGGGTTCCTGACCCCCGCGCAGGTCGACACCTGCACCGAGGATCTGCTGCGGATGAGCCGCGAGGCGTCGGACCGGATGCAGGTGCCGCTGGCGCTGCACGTCAGCCAGTCGGTCTTCGAGTTCGACGCGATGGTCCAGCGCCACGGCATGACGCCGATCGAGTGGCTGGAGTCGATCGACTTCCTCAGCGAATGGAACATCCTCGGCCACGCGATCCTCATCGCCGGCAGCAGCTGGGTGCAGTTCGGCGGCGACGACTTGTCGATCCTCGCCCGCCACGGCGCGTCGGTCGCCCACTGCGTTTGGGTCTTCGCCCGCCGGGGGATCGTCATGGAGTCGTTCCCCGCCTACATCGACGCCGGAGTGAACATGACGCTCGGCACCGACACCTCGCCGCAGTCGATGATCGAGGGGTTGCGCTGGACGGCGGTGATCGGCAAGATCATGTCGCGTGACACCGAGAAATCCACCGCTGCCGACGTGTTCAACGCCGCGACGCTCAACGCGGCCAAGATGCTGCACCGCGACGACATCGGCCGGATCGCGCCGGGGGCGAAGGCCGACCTGCTCTTCTGGGACGCTGGCTCGACCTTCATGGCGCCGCTGCGCGACCCGATCAAGAACATCGTCTACAACGCCGGGGCCGAGGACCTTCGCGACGTCATGATCGACGGCGCCTGGGTGCAGCGCGATGGCCGGGTGCTGAACGTCGACGAGCGCGCCGCAAGTAAGCGCTTGCAGCATGCGGGCGAGCGAATGTGGAGTGAGATGGGCCCCGGCGACTGGGCCGGCCGCGGGGCGGACGAACTCTCCCCGCAGACGTTCGGGCGGTACGAGGGGTAA
- a CDS encoding DUF4332 domain-containing protein: MVKIIDIEGIGPAYAEKLTGAGVATTEALLQTAGTSKGREELAEKIDVSTARVLEWVNRADLMRVRGVGSEYADLLEASGVDSPLELARRNPANLHTAMAEINAAKKLVRQLPSESMVTGWVEHAKTLERAVSH, translated from the coding sequence ATGGTCAAGATCATCGACATCGAGGGTATCGGTCCGGCCTACGCCGAGAAGCTCACCGGCGCTGGCGTCGCGACGACCGAGGCCCTCCTGCAGACGGCCGGCACATCCAAGGGCCGCGAAGAGCTCGCCGAGAAGATCGACGTGAGCACCGCGCGCGTTCTGGAGTGGGTCAACCGCGCCGACCTGATGCGCGTGCGCGGCGTTGGCTCGGAATACGCGGACCTGCTGGAAGCATCCGGCGTGGACAGCCCGCTCGAGCTGGCCCGGCGGAATCCCGCCAATCTCCACACCGCGATGGCCGAGATCAACGCCGCCAAGAAGCTCGTCCGCCAACTCCCGTCGGAATCGATGGTCACCGGGTGGGTCGAGCACGCCAAGACGCTGGAGCGCGCCGTCAGCCACTAG
- a CDS encoding zinc-ribbon domain containing protein → MSVTDKTLTCRDCGQEFVFTAGEQEFYAEKGFTNQPSRCPDCRRAAKASRQGGNAGGGYRSEGGAPRGDRVMHPAVCDSCGRETMVPFVPTSGKPVYCSDCFQSRRQSRSYDRW, encoded by the coding sequence ATGAGTGTCACCGACAAGACCCTGACCTGCCGTGACTGTGGCCAGGAGTTCGTCTTCACCGCCGGTGAGCAGGAGTTCTACGCGGAGAAGGGCTTCACCAACCAGCCCAGCCGCTGCCCAGACTGCAGGCGCGCCGCCAAGGCGTCCCGCCAGGGTGGCAACGCTGGCGGTGGCTACCGCTCCGAAGGCGGCGCCCCGCGCGGCGACCGCGTCATGCATCCGGCCGTCTGCGACAGCTGTGGCCGCGAGACCATGGTCCCGTTCGTCCCGACAAGTGGCAAGCCGGTCTACTGCTCCGACTGCTTCCAGTCGCGCCGCCAATCGCGCAGCTACGACCGCTGGTAA
- a CDS encoding LLM class flavin-dependent oxidoreductase yields the protein MRHGIVFPNTDVRTVPQLAAEAEQSGWDGVFVPDCINIPASSPEIGFDPWVTLAAVAARTSRVVLGTMVTPLSRRRPWKVARETMTLDHLSEGRLVLPVGLGALDDEGFGKVGEATGTRERAELLDESLAIIDGLWSGEPFSFSGRHYTVGETTFLPRPVQQPRIPVWVVGAWRRERSLRRAIHWDGLLPNALTPEGTHREVTPGLLAEIAAWVAEHRAAATPFHVIMEASTPADDAPRAREVAREWADAGATWLLESFWTGPNDVDTLRRRIQAGPPSVE from the coding sequence ATGCGCCACGGGATCGTCTTTCCGAACACCGATGTCCGCACCGTCCCCCAGCTCGCCGCCGAGGCGGAGCAGTCTGGTTGGGACGGCGTCTTCGTCCCCGATTGCATCAACATTCCCGCCAGTAGTCCGGAGATCGGCTTCGACCCGTGGGTCACGCTGGCGGCGGTGGCGGCGCGGACGAGCCGGGTCGTGCTGGGGACGATGGTCACGCCACTCTCGCGCCGACGGCCGTGGAAGGTCGCGCGGGAGACGATGACGCTCGATCATCTGTCGGAGGGGCGACTCGTGCTGCCGGTCGGTCTTGGCGCGTTGGACGATGAGGGCTTCGGCAAGGTCGGCGAGGCGACCGGCACACGGGAGCGTGCCGAGTTGCTGGATGAAAGCCTGGCGATCATCGACGGTCTCTGGAGCGGCGAGCCGTTCAGCTTCAGCGGCAGGCATTACACGGTCGGTGAGACGACCTTTTTGCCGAGACCAGTTCAGCAGCCGCGCATCCCCGTCTGGGTGGTTGGCGCCTGGCGGCGCGAGCGCTCGTTGCGCCGGGCGATCCACTGGGACGGGTTGCTGCCGAACGCGCTCACTCCCGAGGGCACGCATCGCGAGGTCACGCCCGGCCTGCTGGCCGAGATAGCCGCCTGGGTCGCCGAGCATCGCGCGGCTGCCACGCCGTTCCACGTCATTATGGAGGCCAGCACGCCGGCCGACGACGCGCCGAGAGCGCGCGAGGTCGCCCGTGAGTGGGCGGACGCGGGCGCGACCTGGCTGCTGGAATCTTTCTGGACCGGTCCGAACGACGTCGACACGCTGCGTCGTCGCATCCAGGCCGGCCCGCCGAGCGTCGAGTGA
- the lhgO gene encoding L-2-hydroxyglutarate oxidase: MADDGTTTTIAVEGRTTTTLPATATMLDGIATIVIVGGGIVGLAAAREILQRRPGTSLILLEKEATIGQHQTGHNSGVIHSGIYYVPGSLKARLCVAGAAAMMRYCDENDIGWKRCGKVIVATSPSELPRLQALYERGQENQVPGLRLIEQDELREREPHVRGIRAIWSPNTGIVDYLQVALSYANDIRQLGGDIRAGHEVTAIQRRNGRTLLTTTGGDIEAALVVTCAGLQSDRVARMTGGAEDPRIVPFRGDYYILRPERRALVHSNIYPVPDPRFPFLGVHFTPRMNGDVWLGPNAVLAFAREGYSFRDANRHDLADMARNPGFRAFARKHWRTGLGEMARDLSKKRFLETLRVYIPELEPEDLLPGPAGVRAQALSPQGTLVDDFVFDHADGVLHVRNAPSPAATSSLEIGRLIADEVEGLG; this comes from the coding sequence ATGGCTGATGACGGGACGACCACGACAATCGCGGTCGAGGGACGGACGACGACCACGCTGCCGGCCACCGCGACGATGCTGGATGGCATCGCGACGATCGTCATCGTCGGTGGCGGAATCGTCGGCCTGGCCGCCGCCCGAGAGATCCTCCAGCGCCGGCCTGGCACGTCCCTGATCCTCCTCGAAAAGGAGGCGACAATCGGCCAGCATCAGACTGGCCACAACAGCGGCGTCATCCACTCCGGCATCTACTACGTGCCGGGTTCGCTGAAGGCACGCCTCTGCGTCGCCGGCGCGGCGGCGATGATGCGCTACTGCGACGAGAACGACATCGGCTGGAAGCGCTGCGGCAAGGTCATCGTCGCCACAAGCCCATCCGAGCTGCCCCGCCTGCAGGCACTTTACGAACGCGGACAGGAGAATCAGGTTCCCGGTCTGCGGCTGATCGAGCAGGACGAGCTGCGCGAGCGCGAGCCACACGTCCGCGGCATCCGCGCCATCTGGTCGCCGAACACCGGGATCGTAGACTATCTGCAGGTCGCCCTCTCCTACGCCAACGACATCCGCCAACTGGGCGGCGATATCCGCGCCGGCCACGAGGTCACCGCCATCCAGCGGCGCAACGGACGAACACTCCTCACGACGACCGGAGGCGACATCGAGGCCGCGCTCGTCGTGACCTGTGCCGGCCTGCAGTCCGACCGTGTTGCCCGGATGACTGGCGGCGCTGAGGACCCGCGCATCGTCCCGTTCCGTGGCGACTACTACATCCTGCGGCCCGAGCGGCGCGCGCTCGTGCATTCCAATATCTACCCGGTGCCGGACCCACGCTTCCCGTTCCTCGGCGTCCACTTCACGCCGCGGATGAACGGGGATGTCTGGCTGGGGCCGAACGCCGTCCTCGCCTTCGCCCGCGAGGGGTATTCATTCCGCGACGCAAACCGGCACGACCTGGCCGACATGGCCCGCAACCCCGGCTTCCGCGCCTTCGCCCGCAAGCACTGGCGCACCGGCCTCGGCGAGATGGCCCGCGACCTGTCGAAGAAGCGCTTCCTGGAGACGTTACGCGTCTACATCCCCGAGCTGGAGCCGGAGGACCTGCTACCGGGCCCGGCCGGCGTCCGCGCCCAGGCGCTCAGCCCGCAGGGCACGCTGGTCGATGACTTCGTCTTCGATCATGCCGACGGCGTGCTGCACGTGCGCAACGCGCCCTCGCCAGCGGCAACCTCGTCGCTGGAAATCGGCCGGCTGATCGCCGACGAGGTCGAGGGACTGGGCTAG
- the nosZ gene encoding Sec-dependent nitrous-oxide reductase, which translates to MSDPFNRSRVNRRNLLKGVGAAAILAPAGGALLASCSIGGGDKKKEENGNTGAGVPSSVSEIAEARGLTPDDITRAVKTYVPGGKHDEYMIFASGGHGGQVLVIGVPSMRLLKLIGTFTPEPWQGFGFSDDTKAVLAEGAIDDKVLGWADTHHPGLSETNGEYDGQYLFINDKANARLAVIDLRDFETKQIVKNPHFISNHGGAFVTPNTEYITEGAQYAVPWGWEYAPLSDYKTDYRGAMSFWKFDREKGRLDQSKSFTVEVPPYWNDLSDCGKGPSEGWMFSNTFNTELAIGGNRADGSPSVPPVEAGASQNDMDLMTIIDWKKAEKVFEDGKAKDLKGMALIDMKTAVAEGILYQVPEPKSPHGVDVTPDGKFIVVAGKLDPHVTIYSFEKIQAAIAKGGFETDVFGVPVLKYEDCMEAQVELGLGPLHTQFDDQGYAYTSLFLDSAIAKWKLGEAGKPDTWKMMDKLSVHYNVGHLSVCEGDTVKPKGKYLIALNKWAIDRFTPVGPLHPQNFQLIDITGEKMDLLYDSPIGVGEPHYVQTIAIDKLKVWTTYPEVGWDPIAQAPSPVATLAGKESVERDGNKVTINMTSIRSHFTPDTIEVNKDDEITLHITNVEMAQDSTHGFAFPGQHIQLSIEPGETTTVTFTADHAGVYPFYCTEFCSALHLEMMGYFVVKPA; encoded by the coding sequence ATGTCGGATCCATTCAACCGGTCGCGCGTCAACCGCCGTAACCTGCTCAAGGGAGTCGGCGCGGCGGCGATCCTGGCGCCGGCCGGTGGCGCTCTGCTGGCGTCGTGCTCGATCGGCGGCGGCGACAAGAAGAAAGAGGAGAACGGGAATACCGGCGCGGGTGTCCCGAGCTCTGTGAGCGAGATCGCCGAAGCTCGTGGCCTGACGCCGGACGATATCACCCGCGCGGTCAAAACCTACGTGCCGGGCGGCAAGCACGACGAATACATGATCTTCGCCTCGGGCGGCCACGGCGGGCAGGTGCTCGTTATCGGCGTCCCGTCGATGCGGCTGCTCAAGCTGATCGGAACCTTCACCCCGGAGCCGTGGCAGGGATTCGGCTTTTCGGATGACACGAAGGCCGTGCTTGCCGAGGGCGCGATTGATGACAAGGTGCTTGGCTGGGCCGACACCCATCACCCGGGCCTCAGCGAGACGAATGGCGAGTACGACGGCCAGTATCTGTTCATCAACGACAAGGCGAACGCCCGGTTGGCCGTGATCGACCTGCGCGACTTCGAGACGAAGCAGATCGTCAAGAATCCGCACTTCATCAGCAACCACGGCGGCGCCTTCGTGACGCCGAACACCGAGTACATCACCGAAGGCGCGCAGTACGCCGTGCCATGGGGCTGGGAGTACGCGCCACTGAGCGACTACAAGACCGACTATCGCGGGGCGATGTCGTTCTGGAAGTTCGATCGCGAAAAGGGACGACTGGATCAGTCCAAGTCGTTCACCGTCGAGGTGCCACCCTACTGGAACGACCTGTCTGACTGCGGTAAGGGCCCGAGCGAAGGCTGGATGTTCTCCAATACCTTCAACACCGAGCTGGCGATCGGCGGCAACCGCGCCGACGGCAGCCCGTCGGTCCCGCCGGTCGAGGCCGGCGCGTCGCAGAACGACATGGACCTCATGACGATCATCGACTGGAAGAAGGCGGAGAAGGTCTTCGAGGACGGCAAGGCCAAGGACCTCAAGGGGATGGCCCTGATCGACATGAAGACCGCTGTCGCCGAGGGCATCCTCTACCAGGTGCCGGAGCCGAAGAGCCCGCACGGTGTTGATGTCACCCCGGATGGCAAGTTCATCGTTGTCGCCGGCAAGCTGGATCCGCACGTCACGATCTACAGCTTCGAGAAGATCCAGGCGGCGATCGCCAAGGGCGGCTTCGAGACCGATGTGTTCGGCGTGCCGGTCCTCAAGTACGAGGACTGCATGGAGGCGCAGGTCGAGCTGGGCCTCGGTCCACTGCACACGCAGTTCGACGACCAGGGCTATGCGTACACCAGCCTCTTCCTCGATAGCGCGATCGCGAAGTGGAAGCTTGGCGAAGCGGGCAAGCCGGACACCTGGAAGATGATGGACAAGCTCTCGGTCCACTACAACGTCGGTCACCTGAGCGTCTGCGAGGGCGACACGGTCAAGCCGAAGGGCAAGTATCTGATCGCGCTGAACAAGTGGGCGATCGATCGCTTCACCCCGGTCGGCCCGCTGCACCCGCAGAACTTCCAGCTGATCGATATCACCGGCGAGAAGATGGACCTGCTCTATGACAGCCCGATCGGCGTCGGCGAGCCGCACTACGTCCAGACGATCGCGATCGACAAGCTGAAGGTCTGGACGACCTACCCGGAAGTGGGTTGGGATCCGATCGCCCAGGCGCCGTCGCCAGTCGCAACGCTGGCCGGCAAGGAGTCGGTCGAGCGAGACGGCAACAAGGTCACGATCAACATGACCTCGATCCGATCGCACTTCACCCCGGACACCATCGAGGTGAACAAGGACGACGAGATCACGTTGCATATCACCAACGTCGAGATGGCTCAGGACTCGACACACGGTTTCGCCTTCCCGGGCCAGCACATCCAGCTCAGCATCGAGCCGGGCGAGACGACAACAGTGACGTTCACCGCCGATCACGCAGGTGTCTACCCGTTCTACTGCACCGAGTTCTGCTCGGCGCTTCACCTGGAGATGATGGGATACTTCGTCGTCAAGCCGGCGTAA